In a genomic window of Pseudomonas mohnii:
- the kdpA gene encoding potassium-transporting ATPase subunit KdpA, translating into MLSTMLEFAVILGLMTGLAILMGKWLTRVFTGRNHALAERATYRLLGIDPAETMDWARYGSALLLSNAAMMLLGYIVLRLQGFMPLNPLELSAQTPDLAFNTAASFITNTNWQAYSGETSLSNFSQMAVITFLMFVGATAGVVAAAGFIRGLSRSNAADIGNYWVDFTRMLYRVMLPLCFGMALVYVWQGMPQTLSSEALATTLEGAQQQLIVGAVASFESIKHIGTNGGGFFSMNAAHPFENPTPLTNMLHILSMLLIPSALTYTFGSMLMRRRQGWVFFGTFLVMFVGFLSIVYTAEQSGNPLLTRVGADQVLSATQSGGNMEGKELRFGIADTSLFVTTTTGATTGSVNAMHDSLTPMGGFVPLAQMMLNCVFGGDGVGFINLIQYALLTVFLVGMMIGRSPEFLGKKIEAREIKLVMLSVLAHPVCILGFTALAALWPDTLNSLNNQGPHGFSEVLYAYTSGTANNGSAFAGLNANTPFFNTTIGLAMLLGRFFTMLPMLAVAGSLAMKKNIPAGAGTIPTATPLFMFLVVFVVLVVGGLTFLPALALGPLVEQLQLLTGQTYK; encoded by the coding sequence ATGTTGAGCACTATGCTGGAATTTGCGGTGATTCTCGGGTTGATGACCGGGCTCGCCATCTTGATGGGGAAGTGGCTGACGCGGGTATTTACCGGACGCAACCATGCCTTGGCGGAGCGCGCTACCTATCGTTTGCTGGGGATTGATCCGGCCGAGACCATGGACTGGGCACGTTACGGCTCGGCCCTGTTGCTGTCGAACGCGGCCATGATGTTGCTGGGTTATATCGTGTTGCGCCTGCAAGGTTTCATGCCACTCAACCCTTTGGAGCTGAGCGCGCAAACACCGGATCTGGCGTTCAATACCGCGGCGTCATTTATCACCAACACCAACTGGCAGGCGTATTCAGGTGAAACCAGCCTGTCCAACTTCAGCCAGATGGCGGTCATTACCTTCCTGATGTTCGTCGGCGCAACGGCGGGCGTTGTGGCTGCGGCGGGTTTCATTCGCGGCCTCAGTCGGTCGAACGCCGCTGACATCGGAAACTACTGGGTGGACTTCACCCGCATGCTGTACCGGGTGATGCTGCCGCTGTGTTTTGGCATGGCGCTGGTGTATGTCTGGCAAGGCATGCCACAAACCCTGAGTTCCGAGGCCCTGGCCACCACACTGGAGGGCGCGCAACAGCAATTGATCGTCGGGGCGGTGGCGAGCTTTGAGTCCATCAAGCACATCGGCACGAACGGCGGCGGCTTCTTCAGCATGAACGCCGCGCACCCGTTCGAGAACCCGACCCCGCTGACCAACATGCTGCACATCCTCAGCATGCTGCTGATCCCGTCAGCGCTGACATACACCTTCGGCAGCATGCTGATGCGTCGGCGTCAGGGCTGGGTGTTCTTTGGCACGTTCCTGGTGATGTTCGTCGGTTTTCTGAGCATCGTTTACACCGCCGAACAAAGTGGCAACCCGCTGTTGACCCGAGTGGGCGCGGACCAGGTGCTGTCGGCGACCCAGAGTGGCGGCAACATGGAGGGCAAAGAGCTGCGTTTCGGGATTGCTGACACCAGCCTGTTTGTGACCACCACCACCGGCGCCACCACCGGCTCGGTGAACGCCATGCATGATTCGCTGACGCCGATGGGTGGCTTCGTACCGCTGGCGCAGATGATGCTCAACTGCGTGTTCGGTGGCGACGGCGTGGGCTTTATCAACCTGATCCAGTACGCACTGCTGACGGTGTTTCTGGTAGGCATGATGATCGGGCGCAGCCCGGAATTCCTCGGCAAGAAGATCGAGGCACGGGAGATCAAGCTGGTCATGCTCTCGGTGCTGGCACATCCCGTCTGCATTCTTGGTTTCACCGCTTTGGCGGCACTCTGGCCCGACACCCTCAACAGCCTCAACAACCAGGGACCCCATGGTTTCAGCGAGGTGTTGTATGCCTACACCTCGGGTACGGCCAACAACGGTTCGGCGTTCGCCGGGCTGAATGCCAACACGCCGTTCTTCAACACCACCATCGGTCTGGCCATGTTGCTTGGACGTTTCTTCACCATGTTGCCGATGCTTGCAGTCGCCGGCTCCCTGGCCATGAAAAAGAACATCCCGGCCGGTGCCGGCACCATCCCGACCGCCACTCCGCTGTTCATGTTCCTGGTGGTGTTCGTGGTGTTGGTGGTGGGCGGCCTGACTTTCCTGCCGGCGCTCGCGCTCGGCCCGCTGGTCGAGCAACTGCAGTTGCTGACCGGCCAGACCTACAAGTGA
- the kdpF gene encoding K(+)-transporting ATPase subunit F has translation MLTLEFIYIASGLCAALLFAYLGYALIRAEQF, from the coding sequence TTGTTAACACTCGAGTTCATTTACATCGCCAGCGGCCTGTGCGCCGCCCTGTTGTTCGCCTACCTGGGTTACGCCCTTATCCGTGCAGAGCAGTTTTGA
- a CDS encoding GyrI-like domain-containing protein: MDEQKSVELLEPRFEHGHFLLIAGLGAPFTQQTTAGIPALWEKFSPHIGNVPGQKGEVTYGVCCNFDGKGGFDYIAGVEISKLDDLPEQYRWVEIQPQYYAVFEHKGPLESLSQTFRYICDTWLPQSGHQAADAPEFERYSEDFNPRLKTGTLEIWLPLRS, encoded by the coding sequence ATGGATGAGCAAAAAAGCGTCGAATTGTTGGAACCGCGCTTCGAACACGGGCACTTCCTGCTGATTGCAGGGCTTGGCGCTCCCTTCACCCAGCAGACCACCGCAGGCATTCCCGCGCTCTGGGAAAAATTCAGTCCCCACATCGGCAACGTGCCGGGTCAAAAGGGTGAAGTCACCTACGGCGTCTGCTGCAATTTCGATGGCAAGGGTGGCTTTGATTACATTGCCGGTGTCGAGATCAGCAAACTCGACGATTTGCCCGAGCAATACCGCTGGGTTGAAATTCAGCCGCAGTATTACGCGGTGTTCGAGCATAAAGGGCCGCTGGAATCCCTGTCGCAGACCTTTCGCTATATCTGCGATACCTGGCTGCCCCAGTCCGGGCATCAAGCGGCGGACGCCCCCGAATTCGAACGCTACAGCGAAGACTTCAACCCCAGGCTTAAAACCGGAACACTGGAAATCTGGCTGCCGTTAAGATCCTGA